The genome window CGTTCGATCACCTAGACGCCACGCCTGGAAGATCGGACTGGCGCTGCTGATCGGCGTGATCCCGGCGGTCGCCACCGCCACCACCGCCGACGCGGCCGCGCCGCTCCGCCAGCTCGCCGAGGCCAAGGGCATCTACTTCGGCACGGCGGTCGCGGCCAACCGGCTCGGCGAGAGCCAGTACGTCCAGGTCCTCGACCGCGAGTTCAACTCCGTCACCCCTGAGAACGAGATGAAGTGGGACGCCACCGAGCCGTCCCGCAACTCGTTCAACTTCGGCAGCGCGGACCAGATCGTCAACCACGCCCAGGCCAACGGGCAGATCATCCGCGGCCACACCCTCGTCTGGCACAGCCAGCTCCCGTCGTGGGTGAGCAACGGCAACTGGACCGCCAGTGAGCTCACCCAGGTCATGGAGAACCACATCTCCAACGTGGCCGGCCGCTACCGCGGCAAGCTCTACGCCTGGGACGTCGTCAACGAGGCCTTCAACGAGGACGGCACCCGCCGCCAGACCGTCTTCCAGCGGGTGCTCGGCGACGGCTACATCGCCACGGCGTTCCGGGCCGCCCGGGCCGCCGACCCCACGGCCAAGCTGTACTACAACGACTACAACATCGAGGGGATCAACGCGAAGAGCAACGCCGTCTACAACATGGTGCGCCAGTTCAAGCAGCAGGGCGTGCCCATCGACGGCGTGGGCTTCCAGGGCCACTTCATCCTCGGCCAGGTCCCCAATGACCTGCAGCAGAACCTGCAGCGCTTCGCCGACCTCGGCGTGGAGGTCGCGCTGACCGAGGTCGACATCCGGATTCCGCTGCCGGTCACCTCCGCCAAGCTCGCCCAGCAGCGGGCCGACTACGAGAAGGTGGTCCGGGCCTGCCTCGCCGTCTCCAAGTGCGTGGGCGTCACCGTCTGGGGCGTCA of Thermobispora bispora DSM 43833 contains these proteins:
- a CDS encoding endo-1,4-beta-xylanase; amino-acid sequence: MSVRSPRRHAWKIGLALLIGVIPAVATATTADAAAPLRQLAEAKGIYFGTAVAANRLGESQYVQVLDREFNSVTPENEMKWDATEPSRNSFNFGSADQIVNHAQANGQIIRGHTLVWHSQLPSWVSNGNWTASELTQVMENHISNVAGRYRGKLYAWDVVNEAFNEDGTRRQTVFQRVLGDGYIATAFRAARAADPTAKLYYNDYNIEGINAKSNAVYNMVRQFKQQGVPIDGVGFQGHFILGQVPNDLQQNLQRFADLGVEVALTEVDIRIPLPVTSAKLAQQRADYEKVVRACLAVSKCVGVTVWGVTDKYSWVPDVFPGEGAALLFDDNYNPKPAYDGVVTALGGDSSPSPTPTLTPSPIPDSPPSPPPSSGCTATYRLVNEWPGGFQAEVTVSNNGTSPINGWTVSWSFPSGQTITQLWNGEHTQSGANVTVRNVYYNGNVAPGASTSFGFLGSFSGSNGAPSSVSCTAS